In one window of bacterium DNA:
- a CDS encoding chemotaxis protein CheW: protein MTEKIASEEKVIFNLGSEKFALGTEQVKSIEEMQDIIPVPLAPPYVTGLINLRGAIVAVVDLRQRLGLANIENGRDMVILIVEHNGEDVGLIVDRVQSVETSQLQPQPVPEAVTKTKSGRFYQSILGSRDEKVVILNLDKILALEEK from the coding sequence ATGACTGAAAAAATTGCATCGGAAGAAAAGGTCATTTTTAACCTGGGAAGTGAAAAGTTTGCACTTGGCACCGAACAGGTTAAGTCCATTGAGGAGATGCAGGACATCATTCCTGTGCCGCTGGCTCCGCCCTATGTCACCGGCCTGATCAACCTGCGCGGGGCCATAGTGGCAGTGGTGGATCTCCGCCAGAGGCTGGGCCTGGCCAACATCGAGAACGGCCGGGACATGGTGATCCTGATAGTAGAGCATAACGGAGAGGACGTGGGGCTGATAGTGGACCGGGTGCAGAGCGTGGAAACATCTCAATTACAGCCACAGCCGGTGCCGGAGGCGGTAACCAAGACAAAATCCGGCAGGTTCTACCAGTCTATCCTGGGGTCCAGGGACGAGAAAGTAGTGATTTTAAATTTAGATAAAATTTTAGCATTGGAGGAGAAATAA
- a CDS encoding response regulator yields MGHRVLVVDDAIFMRTMISDILKKGDFEVCGEGATGAEAVEQYKKLKPDLVIMDIIMPDMGGIEAVKAIMQIDPNARVLMCSAMGQQALVVEAIQAGARDFVVKPFQPSRVLEAARRVLQIS; encoded by the coding sequence ATGGGGCACAGGGTTTTAGTGGTAGATGACGCCATCTTCATGCGCACCATGATCTCGGACATCCTCAAGAAGGGGGATTTTGAGGTCTGCGGAGAGGGCGCAACCGGGGCCGAGGCGGTGGAGCAGTACAAAAAGCTCAAGCCCGACCTGGTGATCATGGACATCATCATGCCGGACATGGGCGGCATCGAGGCGGTCAAGGCCATCATGCAGATCGATCCCAACGCCAGGGTCTTGATGTGCAGCGCCATGGGCCAGCAGGCCCTGGTGGTGGAAGCCATCCAGGCCGGGGCCCGGGATTTTGTGGTCAAGCCGTTCCAGCCCAGCCGGGTGCTTGAAGCCGCCCGCCGGGTGCTGCAGATCAGCTGA
- a CDS encoding chemotaxis protein CheA — protein MDTTKYRDLFVSETREHLVSLNRALLALEKNPDDPALLDEIFRSMHTIKGMAGSIGQDQIAELAHKAEDLLDRLRKRQLKLAQPQVDAIFESIDYLESAVAELAAGRDPQKNLKQQGAELAKKIEALAAAPQAARTEAPSNVSGGNDFSRINPLKTADSFVYKVRVLLEADVALKSARAFLVMHTLEQFGKIAYTVPERRDLEAERFDRGFSVFFVTPMHSEKEIKARIGSSEIEDIEIEEVVEETEEEAVERRTVSAFTQLAQERPREVKVSTARLDKLMNLVGELVVWRERLKQLAQMSQNVLIQDSVDQVAQITSELQHQVLASRLVAMSEIFDRFPRVVRDAAKVLNKDIDFKLEGRELEMDRSILQMLAEPLVHLLRNSVDHGMETMAQREALGKRKIGSVTLSAQKVKDQALIIVEDDGRGIDSEKIKLKAVEKGWVTTEQASKLSQKQVFDFLARPGFSTAEKVTEVSGRGVGLDVVKSRIESMGGSITIESTAGRGSRFMLNVPLSLAIIPTLLVAAKDQVYALPMSQVMETFELKPENVKTLQGKTAVVYRSQAIPVQRLSRALKLETEEGPMAGPTVVLERQGSFAAYVIDRMVGQQEIVVKPLSRFLNANKTFSGVAISREGRPMLIVDVNNLDA, from the coding sequence ATGGACACTACCAAATATAGAGATCTTTTTGTCTCTGAAACCCGGGAGCATCTGGTCAGCCTCAACCGGGCTCTTTTGGCATTGGAGAAAAACCCGGACGATCCGGCCCTGCTGGACGAGATCTTCCGCTCCATGCACACCATCAAGGGCATGGCCGGATCCATAGGGCAGGACCAGATCGCCGAACTGGCCCACAAGGCCGAAGATCTTTTGGACCGGCTGCGCAAGCGCCAGCTTAAGCTGGCCCAACCCCAGGTGGACGCCATCTTCGAATCCATCGACTACCTGGAAAGCGCGGTGGCCGAGCTGGCTGCCGGACGGGATCCCCAGAAGAACCTGAAACAGCAGGGGGCCGAACTGGCCAAAAAGATCGAGGCGCTGGCGGCCGCCCCCCAGGCCGCAAGAACTGAAGCCCCATCCAATGTTTCCGGCGGCAATGATTTTTCACGGATCAATCCCTTAAAGACGGCCGATTCCTTCGTCTACAAGGTCCGGGTGCTTTTGGAAGCCGACGTGGCCCTGAAATCGGCCCGGGCCTTTTTGGTGATGCATACCCTGGAGCAGTTCGGCAAGATCGCCTATACCGTGCCCGAACGGCGCGACCTGGAGGCCGAGCGCTTTGACCGGGGTTTCTCGGTGTTCTTCGTCACCCCCATGCACAGCGAAAAGGAGATCAAGGCGCGGATCGGCTCCAGCGAGATCGAGGACATCGAGATCGAAGAAGTGGTGGAGGAGACCGAGGAGGAAGCGGTGGAGCGCCGCACCGTCAGCGCCTTTACCCAGCTGGCCCAGGAGCGCCCCCGGGAGGTCAAGGTCTCCACCGCCCGGTTGGACAAACTGATGAACCTGGTGGGCGAACTGGTGGTCTGGAGGGAGCGGCTTAAACAGCTGGCCCAGATGTCCCAGAACGTTTTGATCCAGGACAGCGTGGACCAGGTGGCCCAGATCACCTCCGAACTGCAGCACCAGGTGCTGGCCTCGCGGCTGGTGGCCATGTCCGAGATCTTCGACCGCTTTCCCCGGGTGGTGCGGGACGCCGCCAAGGTGCTGAACAAGGACATAGATTTCAAGCTGGAAGGCCGGGAGCTGGAGATGGACCGCTCCATCCTCCAGATGCTGGCCGAGCCGCTGGTGCACCTGCTGCGCAATTCGGTGGACCACGGGATGGAGACCATGGCCCAGCGGGAGGCCCTGGGCAAGAGGAAGATCGGCTCGGTGACCCTGTCCGCCCAAAAGGTGAAGGACCAGGCCCTGATCATAGTGGAGGATGACGGACGGGGGATCGATTCCGAAAAAATAAAGCTGAAGGCCGTGGAAAAAGGCTGGGTCACTACGGAGCAGGCCTCCAAACTCAGCCAGAAACAGGTCTTCGATTTTTTGGCCCGGCCCGGATTTTCCACCGCCGAGAAGGTGACCGAGGTCTCGGGCCGCGGAGTGGGGCTGGATGTGGTCAAAAGCCGGATCGAGAGCATGGGCGGGAGCATCACCATAGAAAGCACCGCCGGCCGGGGATCCCGCTTTATGCTGAATGTGCCCCTAAGCCTGGCCATCATCCCCACCCTGCTGGTGGCTGCCAAAGATCAGGTCTACGCCCTGCCCATGTCCCAGGTGATGGAAACCTTTGAGCTTAAACCGGAGAACGTAAAGACCCTCCAGGGGAAAACGGCCGTGGTCTACCGCAGCCAGGCCATCCCGGTGCAAAGGCTTTCCCGGGCCTTAAAACTGGAAACGGAGGAAGGACCGATGGCCGGCCCCACGGTGGTGCTGGAACGGCAGGGCTCGTTTGCCGCCTACGTCATCGACCGGATGGTGGGCCAGCAGGAAATAGTGGTCAAGCCGCTTTCCCGGTTCCTTAACGCCAATAAGACCTTCAGCGGGGTGGCCATCAGCCGGGAGGGCCGTCCGATGCTGATAGTGGACGTCAACAATCTGGATGCCTGA